A genomic region of Epinephelus moara isolate mb chromosome 23, YSFRI_EMoa_1.0, whole genome shotgun sequence contains the following coding sequences:
- the LOC126385208 gene encoding LOW QUALITY PROTEIN: NACHT, LRR and PYD domains-containing protein 12-like (The sequence of the model RefSeq protein was modified relative to this genomic sequence to represent the inferred CDS: substituted 1 base at 1 genomic stop codon), which produces MACVPVLLLDTLEELVDKDLRTLQWFLYSNVLEGFPHIPRARVDGADRPGTVDLLVQTYGYNGAVTVTVDILMRMKLNLWAETLKKKYEEALSNQEGKETGPSAIQEKLKLTLRKKYQNIYEGNADEGDNIYLNKIYTELHVIEGAWGGFSEEYEVRQQRSNHVTTEETSIKASDIFKPKPNQEKQIRTVLTQGIPGVGKTVCTQKYTLSWAEEEENQDITFLFPLPFRELNPNIGEKDYSLMQLLHQFFPEMKPIETLGTEFKVLFIFDGLDETLLPLNFKHNKVLRDETEPASLDVLITNLITGDLLGNALIWITSRPAAGSRIPRKHIHQWTEVKGFANEQREEYFKKRLRDDNLAIRIINHVKSSKSLNIMCQIPVFCWITVTVMKKMLHDNVTGGMPNTLTKMYAYLLLCQTDRMKEGHYPMTSDNVVLXLAELAFRQLEKGKLIFYEADLKECGIDVKEATVYSGVCTEVFVMEGRRRGEVFSFVHLTIQEFLAAVYARHSYMQRKENVLLGYLKRISARWFPKSVFSFHKIAIEKALESPDGRWDLFLRFLLGLSLKPNQELLGRILPLEAEGEEDVARTIQFIKEKIKEDPEAKLNLFHCLSELREESLVQEIQSFVSSGRLEPKKLSPVQWSALTFELMTSEATEKFDLKKYIRSEEGVAKLLTVITSSTHALLNRCNLSENCCEMLASALSSTSSHLTELDLSDNNLKDSGVKLLAVGLGSPHCKLRTLRLNQCKLKENCCADLATVLRSDASHLKTLDLSNNLLKDSGVSLFTAGLRSPHCRLETLRLSWCGLTQKCCDHIGSALSSDSASVKELDLSGNNLGPDIQQLCAGLRSPHCKLETLRLNECCLQKCSADLASVLSSDTSLLKELDLSGNDLQDSEVNLLSAGLATSDCKLEALRLSFCGVTEKGCTYLASALSSNPSHLRQLDLSYNYLQDSGVKLISVHLNDPLCKLENLSVDYNAECYLKSTLKNYACTLTLDANTAARSLFLYDDGKQVTWVRERQQYPDHPERFESVSQVLCHQGLTQRHYWEVEWRGRWVDVAVAMKGIHRRASSHLCGFGYTEQSWSLYCSEDHYTAQYDHQPVKISAPPSRSHRVGVYLDWPGGTLSFYSVSSSGTLSHLYTFYSTFTEPLYPGFGMEDNDCSVTICTVESL; this is translated from the exons ATGGCATGTGTGCCCGTGCTGCTCTTGGACACTTTGGAGGAGCTGGTTGATAAAGACCTGAGGACTCTCCAGTGGTTCCTTTACAGCAATGTTCTCGAAGGATTCCCTCATATTCCAAGGGCTCGGGTCGATGGGGCGGACAGGCCGGGCACTGTGGATCTTTTGGTGCAGACTTATGGCTATAATGGTGCTGTTACAGTCACTGTGGATATATTGATGAGAATGAAACTCAATCTGTGGGCTGAAACACTGAAGAAGAAGTACGAGGAAG CTCTGAGCAATCAAGAAGGCAAAG AAACTGGCCCTAGTGCAATCCAAGAAAAACTGAAACTCACCCTGAggaaaaaataccaaaacattTATGAAGGGAATGCAGATGAAGGAGACAACATCTATCTGAACAAAATCTACACCGAGCTGCATGTGATCGAAGGAGCCTGGGGAGGCTTTAGTGAGGAGTATGAGGTCAGACAGCAGAGGTCCAACCATGTGACAACAGAAGAAACGTCCATTAAAGCTAGTGACATTTTCAAACCTAAGCCCAACCAAGAGAAGCAGATCAGAACCGTGCTTACCCAGGGTATACCCGGGGTGGGTAAAACTGTCTGCACACAGAAGTATACCTTGAGCTGGGcggaagaggaggaaaatcaAGACATCACCTTTCTCTTCCCGCTTCCTTTCCGTGAGCTGAATCCCAACATTGGCGAGAAAGACTACAGTCTGatgcagctgctccatcagttctTCCCTGAGATGAAACCAATTGAGACTTTGGGAACAGAATTCAAAGTCCTCTTCATCTTCGACGGCCTGGACGAGACTCTACTTCCCCTGAACTTCAAGCACAACAAGGTCTTGAGAGATGAGACCGAGCCGGCCTCGCTAGATGTGCTGATCACCAACCTCATCACAGGAGATTTGCTCGGCAACGCTCTCATCTGGATCACGTCCAGACCTGCGGCAGGTAGCCGGATCCCTCGAAAGCACATCCACCAGTGGACAGAGGTGAAGGGCTTCGCTAATGAACAGAGGGAGGAGTACTTCAAGAAGCGTTTGCGTGATGATAACCTTGCCATCAGAATCATCAACCATGTGAAGTCATCAAAAAGCCTCAACATCATGTGTCAGATACCAGTGTTCTGCTGGATCACAGTCACCGtaatgaagaaaatgttgcatgACAATGTGACAGGAGGCATGCCCAACACTCTGACCAAGATGTACGCGTACCTCCTTCTCTGCCAGACAGACCGGATGAAAGAAGGGCACTACCCAATGACAAGTGACAATGTAGTTTTGTAGCTAGCAGAGTTAGCGTTCCGTCAACTGGAGAAAGGCAAACTGATCTTCTACGAGGCTGACTTGAAAGAGTGTGGCATCGATGTCAAAGAGGCAACAGTCTATTCTGGAGTTTGCACAGAGGTCTTTGTGATGGAGGGCAGAAGGAGGGGAGAAGTTTTCAGCTTTGTACATTTAACCATCCAGGAGTTTCTGGCAGCTGTGTACGCCCGTCATTCCTACATGCAAAGAAAGGAAAACGTCCTCCTTGGGTACCTGAAAAGAATATCTGCAAGATGGTTCCCCAAGTCTGTGTTCAGTTTTCACAAGATTGCCATCGAAAAAGCCTTGGAGAGCCCTGACGGCCGCTGGGACCTCTTCCTCCGCTTTCTCCTTGGACTGTCACTGAAGCCGAACCAGGAGCTCCTGGGTAGAATACTGCCTTTGGAAGCTGAGGGAGAGGAAGATGTGGCGAGAACCATCCAGTTTATCAAGGAGAAGATCAAAGAGGACCCAGAGGCCAAGCTTAACCTCTTCCACTGCCTGAGTGAGCTCAGAGAGGAGTCCTTGGTGCAGGAGATCCAGAGCTTTGTGAGTTCTGGGAGGCTTGAGCCCAAAAAGCTGTCTCCGGTCCAGTGGTCCGCTCTCACTTTTGAACTGATGACTTCAGAGGCAACAGAGAAGTTTGACTTGAAGAAGTACATAAGATCAGAAGAAGGGGTAGCGAAGCTGCTGACTGTCATTACTTCCTCCACACATGCTCT gcTAAATCGCTGCAACCTCTCTGAGAACTGCTGTGAAATGTTGGCCTCCGCGCTGAGCTCAACTTCCTCTCACCTGACAGAGCTGGAcctgagtgacaacaacctgaAGGATTCAGGGGTGAAGCTGCTTGCTGTTGGATTAGGGAGCCCACATTGTAAACTAAGGACTTTAAG GTTGAATCAGTGCAAGCTGAAAGAGAATTGCTGTGCAGACTTGGCTACAGTTTTGAGGTCAGATGCATCACACCTGAAAACTCTTGACCTCAGCAACAACCTCCTGAAGGATTCTGGTGTATCGCTGTTTACTGCTGGTCTGAGGAGCCCACACTGTAGACTGGAAACACTAAG GCTCAGCTGGTGTGGCCTTACACAGAAATGCTGCGATCACATTGGCTCAGCTCTCAGCTCTGACTCTGCCTCCGTCAAAGAGCTGGACCTGAGTGGAAACAACCTGGGTCCAGACATACAGCAGCTGTGTGCTGGTCTGAGAAGTCCACACTGTAAACTGGAGACATTAAG GTTAAATGAGTGCTGTCTCCAGAAATGCAGTGCTGATTTGGCGTCCGTCCTCAGCTCCGACACCTCCCTCCTGAAGGAGCTGGACCTGAGCGGGAACGACCTGCAGGACTCAGAAGTGAATCTGCTCTCTGCTGGACTGGCAACTTCGGACTGTAAACTGGAGGCGTTACG ATTGTCGTTCTGTGGAGTCACAGAGAAAGGCTGCACTTACCTGGCTTCAGCGCTGAGCTCTAACCCTTCTCACCTGAGGCAGCTGGACCTCAGCTACAACTACCTGCAGGACTCTGGCGTGAAGCTGATCTCTGTCCATTTGAACGACCCGCTCTGTAAACTGGAAAATCTCAG TGTGGATTATAATGCAGAGTGCTACTTGAAATCAACACTGAAAAACT ATGCCTGTACACTGACTTTGGATGCAAACACAGCTGCCAGGTCTCTCTTCCTGTACGACGATGGAAAGCAGGTGACCTGGGTCAGGGAGAGACAGCAGTACCCAGATCACCCAGAGAGGTTCGAGAGTGTCTCCCAGGTGCTGTGTCACCAAGGCCTCACCCAACGCCACTACTGGGAAGTGGAGTGGCGAGGACGCTGGGTGGACGTCGCTGTGGCGATGAAGGGGATCCACCGGAGGGCGAGCTCTCACCTCTGTGGGTTTGGCTACACAGAGCAGTCCTGGAGTCTGTACTGCTCTGAGGATCACTACACTGCTCAGTATGACCACCAGCCTGTGAAAATTTCAGCACCTCCGTCTCGCTCCCACAGGGTGGGAGTGTATCTGGACTGGCCGGGTGGCACCCTGTCCTTCTACAGCGTCTCCTCCTCTGGGACCCTCAGCCACCTTTACACGTTCTACAGCACTTTTACTGAGCCCCTCTACCCTGGGTTCGGGATGGAGGACAATGACTGCTCTGTAACTATTTGTACAGTGGAGAGTTTGTAA